In one window of Streptomyces griseus subsp. griseus DNA:
- a CDS encoding sec-independent translocase, producing the protein MFNDIGALELLTIGVLAVLVFGPDKLPKLIQDLTRTIRKIREFSDSAKDDIRSELGPQFKDFEFEDLNPKTFVRKQLMDGNDDLGLKEIRESFDLRKELSDVTDAVNGRTPAPDSANSAANGSAGASGTTTSPSLTKTGDTAPDLLKKTPQQAQPERPPFDADAT; encoded by the coding sequence GTGTTCAATGACATAGGCGCACTGGAGCTGCTGACCATCGGAGTCCTGGCCGTACTGGTCTTCGGCCCCGACAAGCTCCCCAAGCTCATCCAGGACCTCACGCGGACCATCCGCAAGATCCGCGAGTTCTCGGACAGCGCCAAGGACGACATCCGTTCGGAGCTCGGCCCGCAGTTCAAGGACTTCGAGTTCGAGGACCTCAACCCCAAGACGTTCGTCCGCAAGCAGCTCATGGACGGCAACGACGACCTGGGGCTGAAGGAGATCCGCGAGAGCTTCGACCTCCGCAAGGAGCTTTCCGACGTCACCGACGCGGTCAACGGGCGCACGCCGGCGCCCGATTCCGCCAACAGTGCGGCGAACGGCTCCGCGGGCGCATCGGGCACCACCACGTCACCCAGCCTGACCAAGACCGGTGACACCGCCCCTGACCTGCTGAAGAAGACCCCGCAGCAGGCGCAGCCCGAGCGGCCTCCGTTCGACGCGGACGCCACCTGA